One Spodoptera frugiperda isolate SF20-4 chromosome 10, AGI-APGP_CSIRO_Sfru_2.0, whole genome shotgun sequence genomic region harbors:
- the LOC118277426 gene encoding protein 4.1 homolog isoform X2, translating into MPEGVAKEDAKGKAKEASPRRRPSGNVVKVKVELLDGSIMELDVDRKIRGQELLGKVCDKLNLVEKDYFGLLYEDRGDPRVWVDLEKRLSKMLKYEPWSVRFSVKFYPPEPAQLQEELTRYQLVLAVRKDLLEGRLPCSSVTHALLASYLLQSELGDYEASESGAALCKQLKLVPASAATPDLEEKVIELHKTHRGQTPAEAELNYLENAKKLAMYGVDLHPAKDSENVDITLGVCSSGLLVHREKLRINRFAWPKILKISYKRHNFYVKLRPGEFEQFESTVGFKLANHRAAKKLWKTCVEHHTFFRLMSPEPAPKSSLFPRLGSRFRYSGRTQYESRNAAPQRAPPHFARTLSNRKLSSRSMDALAAGEKDDSMPPDAAKRHTMPPQPAPRPTIKDKKPPPGAVKVMPTAPPDKKDEKKVLEQRKPAENGTDTTSDPGITNNVDTTPKKSKTGGFGLFGGRKDKSPKEEKSPKDKSPKEKSPKTKDKVKDPKIKVAALDTSNDSSNLDSSLDKSPTKGDDKPSFTKPYEYTDTEKSPTRTKPFIQGAFSYEKEPISDEKQRALDDSQSPTTRKAGLAFNYAPGEDKKVAESAEKRKTPEDPSKLKTPGLDYVQSAALKEQAKNLIDPTLALLDSERSHHEAPAALPVVAAKPDNEIQVVIITGRYNPKSKKLDDANGTILVTKGTLNKANGKIQTDKELINTKSGQVTYTDPATGKQEVKNGHVDKSGHILFTSGVIDPKTGKIDPTLAQQYCFVEKSADKVGAKPGREVDLVVITGKYDGKNKKLDASHGHVDVSRAVVGPDGNVASNYGVIDPRTGKINYIDPKSGKEEPKQAYVDQKTGNILITTAVVDPKSGKVDSSLGQQFSIVEKDATKANREVRLVVVTSKYDLKTKKLEPTFAHVDSVKGVLSGTDGKIYTEYGTIDPRTGEIVVTDSKTGKQETKHATVDPKTGNILLLSGVVDPRTGQLDTTLGQQYSVVDKPIDTFANCSGKEVQVVAITGKYDSKGKKLDNPNGFIETSRAIISDKDAKVHSNFGVLDPNNGKVYFTDPKTGKRDSKQATVDPKTGSFILTSGVIDPKTGKTDSSLAQQLTVVDRDAPKGIPERYANLVIVTSKYDPKHKKLDITNAHVDSYPGKYDNNDTVHTDFGVVDPATGEITITDPITGKQEVKKAAVDPKTGNLLLTSVVVDPQTGKVDPTLGQQITVVDKPKDTFPSVAGKEVQLVVITSKYDSKYKKLDSPNGHIETSRGVVAADGKVHSNFGVIDPKSGKMEYVDPKTGKQELKQAVADPKTGHLIVSSGVVDPKTGKVDSSLAQQFAIVDKDRVAPERYVNLVIVTSKYDLKNKKLDLTNAHVDSVPGKVGADDKVHTAFGIVDPSTGDIVVTDPVTGKQEVKKATVDPKTGNLLLTSSVVDPVSGHVDPTLGQQISVVDKPKDSFAAVPGKEVQLVVITSKYDPKTKKLDNPNGHVETSRGIIAADGRVHTNFGVIDPKTGKIEHVDPKTGKPETKQAIADPQSGHLILASGVVDPKTGKTDSSLAQQFSIVDKDAPKERYVNLVIVTTKYDPKNKKLDLTNAHVDSVPGKIGADGKVHTEFGEVDPTTGDIIVKDPITGKRETKVATIDPKTGNLLLTSGVVDPQTGQVDPNLGQQISVVDKPKDTFTPVPGREVQLVIITSKYDLKNKKLDNPNGHIETSRGIVAADGRIHTNYGIIDPKTGKIEHVDPKTGKHETKQAVADPGVGFKTGNLLITSGVVDPKTGKPDSSLAQQFTIVEKETKPVEREIHLVIITTKYDPRSKKIDPSQGHVDTISGVLGADGRIRTAVGIIDPATGEIVVTDPKTGRQEVKRAQVHPETGHMVISSNVVDPQTGRVDPSLVQQYSIVNKPVVPFTKPTSKGEVRLVIITSKYDPYTKSVDANAGNIEAAKGYVSAEDGKIHTDFGIIDPRSGQILYKDPITGKQELKQAEIDPKTGNLIITTAVVDPKTGKVEPSYAQQLSIVDKQNVLSKVAPITQRASVSPARQVPSPVKTPTPTPVQTPLQSPVRTSSPITSYAQKSSPLTPTAKSPVKPTSAPPEPPKRKIVKIMVVFTKLDPKTKKPDLHTAEVEHLTGILDPNGLIETKYGVIDSNTGNIVITDPAGQKQTREGYVLTETGQIFINSGAIDPKTGKLDPNLGMILSVAKQEDPVVEITTITGPIDPKTGKVDIDKGTVEHTKGKVDAETGHISTKYGVVDPSNGVIFVTNTSDAKAVHIDENNGLITIKGVVDPKTGRPDPNLGQVIVVGTHIDPVVEVTTFVGKLDTKKGLIEPKHSLVESSTGQINPDNNKIDTKFGQIDLVKGTVTYNDPKTGKFESRELKVDPVTGQFLLKTGQINPKSGKPDKDVARMICLRIIKNKIDPVSGKQIVSNDPKNVKVDPKTNQIWIAGPKDPVSGEVIYTAGQVDPVTGYIITIYGRLDPKTGVIVRTQDVDKSLIKVDPVNGQIYTATGEVDENNQPLYSASQVDPSTGEIYTKLGKIDPQTGRLIIIKIYIITQKDDKGRVKEVDPKECTIDETTGRIITTKTVYLYQIIDPITGETIDVDPDDPRLKGARTTVTQTMTLSGKIDPVTGRIKTEYGDIDPDTGDIDPSTAVRDPVTGQLILHYSQIDPSHFEDKSGNYTIEKETQDLPANIDIQTVNTHKFSTFGKDESPLRGDEPKTFTEYTTSEHIRHQGYVSSSTPLSSKIPVSQRSKKTPTPPVVVKTTTKQLLTKNDEGVTHNVEQEVENLGTGEVTFSTHTNKAESLEPMEGPGKSPYVTARAVTTRTATTHHDLDTKAKTQQMEEKTVAHTLTSSATRQEQRVVTQEVKTMVTTGDQLTRRGSESSLSSGDSGTPIDFDEGAGEGHYYVTEPGSYKTTTTSTVMGNAPFGSMVHGATTRTSTGPVVTEPVEVTETEEVLADGEVVSSQTISSKTRTVETITYKTERNGVIETRVEQKITIQSDGDPIDHDRALAEAIQEATAMNPDMTVEKIEIQQQSTQP; encoded by the exons ATGCCGGAGGGAGTGGCGAAGGAGGATGCGAAGGGGAAGGCCAAGGAGGCCTCGCCGCGGCGCCGCCCCTCAGGCAACGTCGTCAAGGTCAAGGTGGAACTCCTCGATGGCTCCATCATGGAACTTGACGTCGAT AGAAAGATCCGAGGGCAGGAGTTGCTGGGCAAGGTGTGCGACAAACTGAACCTGGTGGAGAAGGACTACTTCGGGCTGCTGTACGAGGACCGCGGGGACCCGCGCGTCTGGGTCGACCTCGAGAAGAGGCTCTCCAAGATGCTCAAAT ACGAACCGTGGTCCGTGCGGTTCTCAGTGAAGTTCTACCCGCCGGAGCCAGCACAGCTGCAGGAAGAACTCACGCGGTACCAACTTGTGCTGGCTGTCAGGAAAGACTTGCTTGAAG GTCGGCTCCCATGTTCGTCAGTGACGCACGCGCTGCTGGCGAGCTACCTGCTGCAGTCGGAGCTGGGCGACTACGAGGCGTCGGAGTCGGGCGCCGCGCTCTGCAAGCAGCTCAAGCTCGTCCCCGCCTCCGCCGCCACGCCCGACCTCGAGGAGAAAGTCATCGAGCTGCATAAGACGCATAG AGGTCAGACGCCAGCGGAAGCGGAGCTGAACTACCTGGAGAACGCGAAGAAGCTGGCGATGTACGGCGTGGACCTGCACCCCGCCAAGGACTCGGAGAATGTCGACATCACGCTCGGAGTCTGCTCCTCGGGCCTGCTCGTACATCGGGAGAA ACTACGTATCAACCGGTTCGCGTGGCCAAAGATCCTGAAGATCAGCTACAAACGTCACAACTTCTACGTGAAGCTGCGGCCGGGCGAGTTCGAGCAGTTCGAGTCCACGGTCGGGTTCAAGCTCGCCAACCACCGCGCCGCCAAGAAACTCTGGAAGACTTGTGTTGAACATCATACATTCTTCAG ACTGATGTCCCCGGAGCCGGCGCCGAAGAGCTCCTTGTTCCCGCGGCTGGGGTCCCGGTTCCGGTACAGCGGGCGCACGCAGTACGAGTCGCGGAACGCCGCCCCGCAGCGCGCGCCGCCGCACTTCGCGCGCACGCTCTCCAACAGGAAGCTGTCCTCGCGCAGCATGGACG CGTTGGCAGCCGGGGAGAAGGATGATTCGATGCCACCGGACGCGGCCAAGCGCCACACCATGCCGCCGCAGCCAGCGCCGCGACCCACCATCAAAGACAAG AAGCCACCTCCAGGCGCGGTGAAGGTGATGCCCACAGCGCCTCCAGACAAGAAGGATGAGAAGAAAGTCTTGGAGCAAAGGAAACCTGCTGAAAATG GTACAGACACGACCAGTGATCCCGGCATCACAAACAACGTCGACACCACTCCTAAGAAGTCCAAG ACCGGAGGATTCGGACTGTTCGGTGGTAGAAAGGATAAGTCGCCTAAAGAAGAAAAATCACCCAAAGATAAGTCTCCAAAAGAAAAATCACCGAAAACGAAAGATAAGGTCAAAGACCCGAAGATTAAAGTGGCCGCGCTTGATACGTCCAATGACAGTTCTAACCTCGATAGTTCACTTGACAAGAGCCCCACGAAGGGCGACGACAAACCTTCGTTCACTAAACCGTACGAATACACTGACACTGAGAAGAGCCCCACACGCACCAAACCATTTATCCAAGGTGCCTTCAGTTACGAGAAGGAGCCAATATCTGATGAGAAGCAACGGGCTTTAGATGACAGCCAAAGCCCCACGACCAGAAAAGCTGGCCTCGCTTTCAACTACGCTCCTGGCGAAGATAAGAAGGTTGCTGAAAGCGCAGAGAAGCGCAAAACACCAGAAGATCCAAGCAAGCTTAAGACGCCAGGACTGGATTACGTGCAGTCGGCAGCTCTGAAGGAGCAAGCTAAGAACTTAATAGATCCCACTCTAGCTTTACTCGACTCTGAAAGATCGCACCATGAAGCGCCTGCAGCCTTACCTGTGGTTGCAGCTAAACCAGACAACGAAATCCAAGTGGTCATCATCACTGGTCGCTACAACCCTAAGTCTAAGAAACTAGATGATGCAAATGGCACCATCTTGGTCACCAAAGGCACGCTGAACAAAGCCAATGGCAAAATTCAAACAGATAAAGAACTTATCAATACGAAATCTGGACAAGTCACCTACACAGACCCTGCTACAGGCAAGCAAGAGGTCAAGAATGGGCATGTGGACAAATCAGGACACATACTTTTCACCTCTGGGGTTATTGACCCTAAGACAGGTAAGATTGATCCAACGTTGGCTCAACAGTACTGCTTCGTAGAAAAATCCGCTGACAAAGTTGGAGCTAAACCTGGCCGTGAAGTCGACTTAGTTGTTATCACTGGCAAGTACGACGGTAAGAACAAGAAACTCGATGCGTCGCATGGACATGTAGACGTTTCTAGAGCCGTTGTTGGTCCAGACGGTAATGTTGCCTCAAATTACGGTGTTATCGACCCAAGAACAGGCAAGATTAATTATATTGATCCCAAATCTGGCAAAGAAGAACCTAAACAAGCTTACGTTGACCAGAAAACTGGAAACATTTTGATTACTACAGCTGTTGTGGATCCAAAATCTGGCAAGGTCGACTCCTCGCTTGGCCAGCAGTTCAGCATTGTAGAAAAGGATGCGACCAAAGCAAACCGCGAAGTCAGACTAGTGGTTGTTACTAGCAAATACGATCTTAAGACAAAGAAATTAGAGCCCACATTCGCTCATGTAGACTCAGTCAAGGGAGTTCTGAGTGGAACCGATGGTAAAATCTACACAGAATATGGTACCATCGATCCAAGAACTGGAGAAATTGTTGTCACTGATTCTAAGACTGGCAAGCAAGAGACCAAACATGCAACAGTCGATCCCAAGACTGGAAACATTCTGTTATTGTCCGGAGTTGTAGACCCAAGAACTGGACAGTTGGACACTACGCTGGGACAACAGTACAGCGTTGTCGACAAACCTATCGATACCTTTGCTAATTGCTCTGGAAAAGAAGTCCAGGTTGTTGCCATCACAGGCAAATATGATTCTAAGGGCAAGAAGTTAGATAATCCCAACGGATTCATTGAAACTTCTCGAGCTATCATCAGCGACAAAGATGCCAAGGTCCACTCAAACTTCGGAGTACTGGATCCCAATAATGGCAAAGTTTACTTCACTGACCCCAAAACAGGTAAACGTGATTCCAAACAAGCCACAGTTGATCCTAAGACTGGAAGCTTCATACTTACATCTGGAGTCATTGACCCTAAGACGGGCAAGACTGACTCGTCTCTAGCACAACAATTGACAGTGGTCGACAGGGATGCCCCTAAAGGCATCCCCGAAAGATATGCCAATTTAGTAATCGTCACATCTAAATATGATCCTAAACACAAGAAATTGGACATCACCAATGCGCATGTCGACAGCTACCCAGGTAAATACGACAATAATGACACAGTCCACACTGACTTCGGTGTAGTCGATCCGGCCACCGGTGAAATAACTATCACTGACCCAATCACAGGCAAGCAAGAAGTAAAGAAGGCCGCCGTTGATCCTAAGACTGGCAATTTACTCCTTACATCAGTTGTTGTTGATCCTCAGACTGGTAAGGTTGACCCTACATTAGGACAACAAATCACAGTCGTAGATAAACCCAAGGACACATTCCCATCAGTAGCTGGAAAGGAAGTACAGCTCGTAGTGATTACTAGCAAATATGACTCGAAATACAAGAAGTTGGACAGTCCTAACGGACATATTGAGACGTCACGAGGTGTCGTTGCCGCTGACGGCAAAGTTCACTCGAACTTCGGCGTGATTGACCCGAAATCTGGCAAAATGGAATACGTCGACCCTAAAACCGGCAAGCAAGAACTCAAACAAGCAGTTGCTGATCCTAAGACTGGTCATTTGATCGTTTCTTCTGGAGTTGTAGACCCGAAGACAGGAAAAGTTGACTCTTCCTTAGCTCAGCAGTTCGCCATCGTTGACAAAGATAGAGTGGCACCTGAACGATATGTCAACCTCGTTATTGTCACATCTAAATACGACCTTAAGAACAAGAAATTAGACCTCACTAATGCGCATGTCGATAGTGTACCTGGAAAGGTAGGTGCAGATGATAAAGTGCACACAGCGTTTGGTATTGTTGACCCGAGCACTGGAGATATCGTAGTGACTGACCCAGTTACAGGCAAGCAGGAGGTTAAGAAAGCTACAGTGGACCCCAAAACTGGCAATCTTCTCCTTACGTCATCAGTGGTTGATCCTGTATCAGGACATGTTGATCCTACGCTAGGACAACAGATCAGCGTTGTAGACAAACCGAAAGACAGTTTCGCTGCTGTGCCTGGTAAGGAAGTACAGCTAGTTGTGATCACCAGCAAATACGATCCGAAAACTAAGAAACTCGACAATCCCAATGGTCATGTCGAGACATCACGAGGTATCATCGCCGCTGATGGAAGAGTACATACCAATTTCGGTGTCATTGACCCGAAGACTGGAAAGATTGAGCATGTTGATCCTAAGACCGGTAAACCAGAGACTAAACAAGCCATCGCTGATCCACAGTCAGGACATTTGATTTTAGCTTCTGGAGTGGTCGACCCCAAAACAGGAAAGACCGATTCGAGCCTTGCGCAGCAGTTCTCAATTGTAGACAAAGATGCTCCTAAAGAGAGATACGTTAACCTGGTTATTGTGACAACTAAATACGATCCTAAGAATAAGAAACTAGACCTCACCAACGCTCATGTAGACTCAGTGCCCGGAAAGATCGGCGCTGATGGCAAAGTGCATACCGAATTCGGTGAAGTGGACCCAACTACTGGCGATATCATCGTTAAAGATCCAATCACTGGAAAACGTGAGACTAAAGTGGCCACCATTGATCCCAAGACTGGTAATCTCCTTTTGACTTCAGGAGTGGTTGACCCTCAAACTGGTCAAGTTGATCCCAACTTAGGACAACAGATAAGCGTTGTTGACAAACCTAAAGACACCTTCACGCCAGTTCCTGGCAGGGAAGTTCAGTTGGTCATCATTACTTCGAAATATGATCTTAAGAATAAGAAGCTCGACAACCCTAACGGTCACATTGAGACCTCAAGAGGTATTGTTGCCGCTGATGGTAGAATTCACACCAACTATGGCATAATTGATCCGAAGACAGGAAAGATCGAACATGTTGATCCTAAGACAGGCAAACATGAGACGAAACAAGCCGTGGCTGATCCTGGCGTAGGTTTCAAAACAGGCAATCTTCTGATAACCTCTGGTGTCGTAGACCCGAAGACCGGAAAACCAGACTCTTCGCTCGCTCAACAATTTACGATTGTCGAGAAAGAGACGAAACCTGTCGAAAGAGAGATTCATCTCGTCATTATTACCACGAAATACGACCCGAGGAGTAAGAAGATTGATCCTAGCCAGGGTCATGTCGACACTATCAGTGGTGTGCTTGGAGCCGACGGAAGGATTCGTACAGCTGTTGGAATCATTGACCCTGCGACTGGAGAGATCGTCGTTACTGACCCTAAGACTGGCAGACAAGAAGTCAAGCGTGCTCAGGTACACCCTGAAACCGGACACATGGTTATTTCAAGCAATGTAGTCGATCCCCAAACTGGAAGAGTTGATCCTTCATTGGTGCAACAATACAGCATTGTCAACAAACCGGTCGTGCCCTTCACGAAACCAACTTCCAAGGGTGAGGTGCGTCTGGTTATCATCACCAGTAAATACGATCCTTACACCAAGTCGGTGGACGCTAATGCAGGTAACATTGAAGCTGCTAAGGGCTACGTCAGCGCCGAAGACGGCAAGATTCACACAGATTTTGGAATTATCGATCCAAGATCTGGACAAATCCTCTACAAAGACCCAATAACTGGCAAACAAGAGCTGAAACAGGCTGAAATTGATCCTAAGACAGGAAACTTGATAATAACTACCGCCGTAGTAGACCCCAAGACTGGCAAAGTAGAGCCCTCGTACGCGCAGCAGTTGAGCATTGTTGATAAGCAAAATGTGTTGTCTAAAGTAGCGCCAATAACACAGAGAGCTAGCGTGTCCCCCGCCAGGCAGGTCCCGTCGCCTGTAAAGACCCCGACCCCCACACCAGTACAGACACCGCTGCAATCTCCCGTCCGTACATCATCACCCATTACCAGCTACGCTCAGAAATCATCACCACTCACACCGACAGCTAAATCACCTGTCAAGCCGACTTCAGCACCTCCAGAACCACCCAAGAGGAAGATCGTTAAGATCATGGTTGTCTTCACAAAACTCGATCCTAAGACTAAGAAGCCTGATCTTCATACTGCTGAAGTGGAACATCTAACTGGAATTCTTGATCCCAATGGATTGATCGAAACTAAGTACGGTGTAATTGATTCTAACACTGGTAACATTGTTATAACTGATCCTGCTGGTCAGAAGCAGACCCGTGAAGGCTACGTATTAACTGAAACTGGTCAAATCTTCATCAACTCAGGTGCAATTGATCCCAAAACAGGTAAACTCGATCCTAATCTAGGCATGATCCTCAGTGTTGCTAAACAAGAAGATCCAGTAGTCGAAATCACGACAATTACTGGACCCATTGATCCTAAGACAGGTAAAGTAGACATTGATAAGGGCACAGTCGAGCACACGAAAGGTAAAGTTGACGCTGAAACTGGTCACATTTCCACGAAATACGGTGTCGTCGATCCCTCAAATGGAGTCATATTTGTTACAAATACCTCAGACGCTAAAGCTGTCCACATTGATGAGAATAATGGCCTCATTACTATCAAAGGTGTCGTAGACCCGAAGACAGGCAGACCTGATCCTAACCTTGGACAGGTTATTGTTGTCGGTACTCATATCGACCCAGTGGTTGAAGTGACCACATTTGTTGGAAAACTCGACACCAAGAAGGGACTCATCGAACCCAAACATTCACTAGTAGAAAGCAGCACAGGTCAAATCAATCCtgacaataacaaaattgaCACCAAATTCGGACAAATCGACCTTGTCAAGGGTACTGTTACGTACAATGATCCTAAGACAGGCAAGTTTGAAAGCAGGGAACTTAAGGTTGACCCAGTCACTGGTCAGTTCTTACTGAAGACTGGGCAGATCAATCCTAAATCTGGAAAGCCGGATAAGGACGTCGCCAGAATGATTTGCTTGAGAATCATAAAGAACAAGATTGATCCCGTGTCTGGCAAACAAATTGTATCCAACGATCCCAAGAACGTTAAAGTTGATCCTAAGACCAACCAGATTTGGATCGCTGGACCCAAAGACCCAGTATCTGGCGAAGTCATTTACACAGCCGGCCAAGTCGACCCTGTCACCGGTTACATCATCACAATTTACGGTCGTCTCGATCCCAAGACTGGCGTTATCGTCAGAACGCAAGATGTTGACAAGTCACTCATCAAAGTCGACCCAGTCAATGGACAGATCTACACCGCAACTGGAGAAGTTGACGAAAACAACCAACCGCTATACTCTGCATCACAAGTCGATCCCAGTACTGGCGAGATTTACACCAAACTTGGTAAAATCGATCCCCAGACGGGCAGGTTGATCATCATCAAGATCTATATCATCACACAGAAAGACGACAAGGGAAGAGTCAAGGAAGTCGATCCCAAGGAGTGCACCATCGATGAAACGACTGGAAGAATCATCACGACGAAAACAGTGTATTTGTACCAGATCATTGATCCAATCACTGGAGAAACTATCGACGTCGACCCCGATGACCCGAGGTTGAAGGGCGCGCGCACAACTGTCACACAAACCATGACGTTGTCTGGCAAGATCGACCCTGTCACGGGCAGGATTAAAACGGAGTACGGAGATATCGACCCCGACACTGGCGATATAGACCCCAGCACGGCCGTCAGAGACCCCGTCACCGGACAACTCATTCTCCACTACTCGCAAATTGATCCCTCACACTTCGAAGACAAGAGTGGAAACTACACGATAGAGAAAGAAACACAAGACTTGCCGGCCAACATCGACATACAGACCGTGAACACGCACAAGTTCTCCACTTTCGGCAAGGACGAGAGTCCGCTGAGAGGAGACGAACCCAAGACGTTCACTGAGTACACGACGAGCGAGCACATACGGCACCAGGGCTACGTGTCGTCATCCACTCCTCTATCCTCCAAGATCCCGGTTTCACAGCGCTCTAAGAAGACGCCGACCCCTCCCGTCGTGGTGAAGACCACCACCAAACAGCTCCTGACGAAAAATGACGAGGGCGTCACACACAATGTGGAACAGGAGGTGGAGAACCTCGGCACCGGCGAGGTCACCTTCTCCACACATACCAACAAG GCGGAAAGCCTTGAGCCGATGGAGGGTCCCGGCAAGAGCCCGTACGTGACGGCGCGCGCGGTCACCACGCGGACCGCCACCACCCACCACGATCTAGATACCAAGGCCAAGACGCAGCAGATGGAGGAGAAGACGGTGGCGCACACGCTCACCTCGTCCGCCACCCGGCAGGAGCAGCGCGTGGTCACGCAGGAGGTCAAAACCATGGTGACTACTGGCGACCAG CTAACTAGGCGCGGGTCCGAGTCCTCGCTGAGCAGTGGTGACTCGGGCACTCCCATCGACTTTGACGAAGGAGCCGGTGAAGGACATTACTACGTCACG GAGCCGGGCTCATACAAGACGACGACGACGAGCACCGTGATGGGGAACGCGCCATTCGGCAGCATGGTGCACGGTGCTACCACTAGG ACGAGTACGGGTCCGGTGGTGACGGAGCCGGTGGAGGTGACGGAGACGGAGGAGGTGCTGGCCGACGGCGAGGTCGTCTCCTCGCAGACCATCAGCTCCAAGACGCGCACCGTCGAGACTATCACC TACAAGACGGAGCGTAACGGCGTGATCGAGACGCGTGTGGAGCAGAAGATCACCATCCAGTCGGACGGGGACCCCATCGACCACGACCGAGCACTCGCAGAGGCTATACAG GAGGCCACAGCGATGAACCCAGACATGACAGTCGAGAAGATCGAGATCCAGCAACAGAGCACGCAACCCTAA